In Heptranchias perlo isolate sHepPer1 chromosome 7, sHepPer1.hap1, whole genome shotgun sequence, a genomic segment contains:
- the LOC137323429 gene encoding myosin light chain kinase, smooth muscle-like: MAAKFYAIISGLPKPRTQMASQWTVNEAKKRPDYKVQSIDSQSITTSGKAVEESIASKPFEVSEMHVESPVTLKHTKNYAKEISLQQKHTYDVQMFESISTSSSSKTVSSERWEESQKVAKTETIRSGSQSSPKILQDMNNVAVLLGETTSLKCQILAFPRPEITWYRENQEVVEVKRIKIVTITEAEVLTSSEIIIQNVQEEDTGIYRCKAVNPHGEAKCEAEITVTAAKPILEVPMILLELSDLRVKAGQMAQFICSFRGESFPEVIWSHRGRRLEESEKLKISQNGNVMSLTILNVHIEDQGQYSCTARNESGEMKTTAVLIVEAEEAKPKTGAKIFTDSSSDSSKTEKRPHITSDSKSEVRKKPSSPPPSSTKRPTGTEKPRSRDYYPDVVPCDELIDTGAIAPAFLEKLPSETIVHDGEDVLLFCIVKGVPSPCVLWLCNQRIVEESSLCSIKHDGMLCSLKLQKVSQSYSGTYTCKAVNSAGETACNTLLRVTGWQLHALVLPNVTLSCISAQLMERFFVESHLFAMWITALLFS, translated from the exons ATGGCAGCCAAATTTTATGCAATAATTTCTGGTCTTCCTAAACCAAGGACCCAAATGGCTTCACAATGGACAGTTAATGAAGCCAAGAAAAGACCTG ATTACAAAGTGCAAAGCATAGATAGTCAGAGCATAACAACTTCTGGAAAAGCTGTAGAGGAATCCATCGCTTCAAAGCCTTTTGAGGTATCAGAAATGCATGTGGAGTCCCCTGTGACCTTAAAGCATACAAAGAACTATGCAAAGGAAATCAGTTTACAGCAAAAACATACATACGATGTTCAGATGTTTGAAAGTATTTCCACGAGTTCATCTAGCAAGACAGTTTCTTCTGAAAGATGGGAAGAATCCCAAAAAGTTGCCAAGACAGAAACAATCAGAAGTGGCTCTCAAAGTTCGCCGAAAATCCTACAAGATATGAATAATGTCGCAGTTCTGTTAGGTGAAACTACATCCCTAAAATGTCAAATTCTAGCGTTCCCAAGACCTGAAATAACATGGTATAGAGAAAATCAAGAAGTTGTGGAAGTTAAGAGAATAAAAATTGTAACTATAACAGAAGCTGAAGTTTTAACATCATCTGAAATAATTATACAAAATGTTCAAGAAgaggacacaggaatttatagaTGTAAAGCTGTAAATCCTCATGGTGAGGCTAAATGTGAAGCTGAAATAACTGTTACTGCAGCCAAACCTATCCTTGAAGTCCCCATGATTCTCCTTGAACTTAGTGATCTGAGGGTGAAAGCTGGTCAGATGGCACAGTTCATCTGTTCTTTTAGAGGGGAATCTTTTCCAGAGGTCATATGGAGTCACAGAGGTAGAAGACTGGAAGAATCAGAAAAACTGAAGATTTCTCAAAATGGAAATGTTATGTCTCTCACAATCCTTAATGTGCACATAGAAGATCAGGGACAGTACAGCTGTACTGCAAGAAATGAAAGTGGAGAAATGAAGACTACTGCCGTACTAATAGTAGAAG CTGAAGAAGCAAAACCCAAAACAGGTGCAAAAATTTTCACTGATAGCAGTTCAGATAGCAGTAAAACTGAAAAAAGGCCACATATCACATCTGATAGCAAATCAGAAGTACGAAAGAAACCATCAAGTCCACCACCGTCTTCAACCAAAAGACCAACTGGAACAGAGAAGCCCCGAAGCCGAGACTACTATCCTGACGTAGTGCCCTGTGATGAATTGATAGACACTGGAGCCATAGCACCGGCGTTCTTAGAAAAGCTGCCTTCAGAAACCATTGTACACGATGGAGAAGATGTTTTACTGTTTTGCATTGTAAAAGGTGTACCATCGCCTTGTGTGCTTTGGCTGTGCAACCAACGCATAGTTGAAGAATCTTCACTGTGTTCCATAAAACATGATGGAATGCTATGCAGTTTAAAGTTACAGAAAGTCAGCCAGAGTTACAGTGGTACTTATACATGCAAAGCGGTTAATTCTGCTGGAGAAACAGCGTGCAACACTCTACTTAGAGTGACAGGTTGGCAATTGCATGCTTTGGTCCTTCCCAATGTGACTCTATCATGCATCTCGGCACAGCTCATGGAAAGATTCTTTGTGGAAAGTCATCTTTTTGCCATGTGGATTACTGCACTCCTTTTTTCTTAA